The Puniceicoccales bacterium genome has a segment encoding these proteins:
- a CDS encoding F0F1 ATP synthase subunit delta has translation MQKRTNDALIKNLVALSFDSDSKVSFQKTRAVVTVLSEFVDGKVALIKYFKLLRKAIQDNTLVIEYAGSLDEKEINSLKNIIEAIKNHKVDLVAKENSQLIAGVKISIGDEVYDASIKTRLNSLK, from the coding sequence ATGCAAAAAAGAACCAATGATGCGTTGATTAAAAACCTTGTTGCTCTGTCCTTTGACAGCGATTCCAAAGTGTCATTTCAAAAAACTAGGGCGGTGGTCACAGTACTGTCTGAATTTGTCGATGGCAAGGTCGCTTTGATAAAATATTTTAAGCTACTACGTAAGGCCATTCAGGACAATACATTAGTAATTGAGTATGCCGGTTCTTTAGATGAAAAAGAGATTAATTCTCTAAAAAATATCATTGAGGCAATAAAAAATCACAAGGTGGATTTGGTGGCAAAGGAAAATTCACAGCTGATCGCTGGGGTAAAGATTTCCATCGGAGATGAAGTTTATGACGCCTCTATCAAAACTCGACTAAATTCCCTAAAGTGA
- the atpF gene encoding F0F1 ATP synthase subunit B, whose translation MAIELPVYFASSAVGAIFGKFGIDWHLLLIQGVNFLCVVFVLYRFAFRPVLRTMDARRSEIESGLKYASDMKAELENLNSQREKMIDKAKTEASEIIGNAQQQAKVYVDQQKADMAAAMESMFAKARADIGAERDAMIENTKSELKYLVVDLASKVLEKTLSQDDKDNFVRAASIEMRDVFYAKKNQ comes from the coding sequence ATGGCCATTGAGTTGCCAGTATATTTTGCTTCTTCTGCTGTTGGTGCTATTTTTGGCAAGTTCGGCATAGATTGGCATTTGCTTCTGATTCAAGGGGTTAATTTTTTATGTGTGGTCTTTGTGCTTTATCGTTTTGCCTTTCGGCCGGTGCTTAGGACCATGGATGCGCGTAGGAGCGAAATAGAATCAGGATTGAAGTATGCCAGCGATATGAAAGCTGAGCTGGAGAACCTTAACAGTCAGCGCGAGAAGATGATAGACAAAGCGAAGACCGAAGCGTCTGAGATCATTGGAAACGCTCAGCAACAGGCCAAGGTCTATGTGGACCAGCAAAAAGCTGATATGGCTGCTGCTATGGAATCGATGTTTGCCAAGGCCAGGGCTGATATTGGCGCAGAGCGCGACGCTATGATTGAAAATACTAAAAGTGAACTGAAATATCTGGTGGTTGATTTGGCGTCTAAGGTTTTGGAAAAAACTCTGTCGCAAGATGATAAAGATAATTTTGTCCGAGCGGCTTCCATCGAAATGCGAGACGTTTTCTATGCAAAAAAGAACCAATGA
- a CDS encoding rod shape-determining protein RodA: protein MKVVYGIKDRFLSTIRLFFASAIDRADRVSLICIGCLMSIGILAIHSAEGGIFVLSKMQLVWSIIGMMAYIIVGRIDYNVLMRNAHWLYGLGIVLLLLLWTPIGVRRFGSLRWINVGILIQPSEPAKIGTLIMMASLLARSNVGAVRYSLITMLKAGLILMVPTMLIVLQPDLGSSLTFFPMVFSLLFVSNLSSKFFVVVLSSILLAIGLVAVDAYSYHIFLDSNKLNPYEAIGQYENRSFLPLKDYQRNRIISFVAPDVVDPKGTGISWNLRQSLIAVGSGGFCGKGHGNGTQAKLGYLPKSVASNDFIFSVIAEEHGFIGGVIILILYIILIGNGLKIACMARDRFGMLLCVGASVILLIHILINIGMTIGVMPITGIPLPFLSYGGSFMLVCSILQGIIQSVFRFRKSYN from the coding sequence ATGAAAGTAGTTTACGGTATAAAAGATAGATTTTTATCCACTATTAGATTGTTTTTTGCCAGTGCGATTGACCGGGCGGATCGAGTGTCATTGATTTGCATTGGATGCCTAATGAGTATTGGAATTTTGGCGATACACTCTGCAGAAGGTGGCATATTTGTGCTGTCCAAAATGCAGTTAGTTTGGTCAATTATCGGAATGATGGCCTATATAATTGTGGGCCGGATAGATTATAACGTGTTGATGCGCAATGCTCACTGGCTGTATGGCCTAGGCATCGTCCTTCTGCTATTGCTGTGGACGCCCATTGGTGTTCGACGATTTGGTTCCCTGCGGTGGATCAATGTGGGGATTTTAATTCAACCATCCGAGCCGGCCAAAATAGGGACGCTCATTATGATGGCAAGTTTATTGGCGCGCTCCAATGTGGGAGCTGTAAGATATTCGCTGATAACCATGTTGAAGGCTGGGTTAATATTGATGGTGCCAACAATGTTGATTGTGTTGCAACCTGATCTTGGGTCGTCACTTACATTTTTTCCTATGGTTTTTTCATTGTTGTTTGTTTCAAATCTTTCGAGTAAATTTTTTGTGGTTGTCTTGAGTTCTATTTTACTTGCAATTGGTCTGGTGGCGGTAGATGCGTATTCGTATCATATCTTTCTGGATAGCAATAAGTTAAATCCTTATGAGGCGATTGGTCAGTATGAAAATCGTTCTTTTTTGCCATTGAAAGATTATCAACGAAATAGAATAATTTCGTTTGTTGCACCAGATGTTGTTGATCCAAAAGGTACTGGTATTAGTTGGAACCTGAGGCAGTCATTGATTGCCGTTGGGTCTGGTGGTTTCTGTGGAAAAGGCCATGGCAATGGCACCCAGGCAAAACTTGGCTATTTGCCAAAATCTGTGGCATCCAATGATTTTATTTTTTCAGTCATCGCCGAAGAACATGGATTTATTGGCGGGGTGATTATTTTAATTTTATATATTATTTTGATAGGCAATGGGTTAAAGATCGCATGCATGGCTCGTGATAGATTTGGCATGCTATTATGTGTTGGTGCCAGTGTTATTCTACTGATCCATATTTTGATCAACATTGGGATGACCATCGGGGTGATGCCGATTACTGGAATTCCATTGCCTTTCCTTAGTTATGGTGGCTCGTTCATGTTGGTGTGCAGCATTTTACAAGGCATCATACAGAGTGTTTTTAGATTTAGAAAGAGTTATAATTGA
- a CDS encoding ATP synthase F0 subunit C — translation MPFDVIGVIGEVTGKGLTGMCGCVAAALGVAMIGTKAVEAVGRNPGASGKVLVQSILGMALAEAVAFYALFFSQK, via the coding sequence ATGCCGTTTGATGTTATTGGTGTTATAGGTGAGGTGACCGGGAAGGGCCTGACTGGTATGTGTGGTTGTGTGGCTGCTGCGCTTGGAGTAGCGATGATTGGAACGAAGGCAGTGGAAGCTGTCGGTCGCAATCCTGGAGCTTCGGGCAAGGTTTTAGTGCAGTCGATTCTCGGCATGGCCCTAGCTGAAGCCGTTGCATTCTATGCTTTGTTCTTCTCTCAAAAGTAG
- a CDS encoding F0F1 ATP synthase subunit A has protein sequence MAISSMAMAAGAHGAAAETSSLSASPEVVFGQGITDTLVTSWVISLAIILLMKWLVGAGPTKIPGTGQAVVESILGGLQTIMEPIMGRKAFRHIFPLLFGYFVFILLQNWSGLLPGIGSILHKSGGVYVGILRPVNSDLNATLALALISLAAWMYLSIKHVGVAGLYGHIFGNKAEREGIPGLMYGFLFIIFFGVGLIECISILFRGVSLSFRLYGNVFGGDNLLHNMYTFSEFLTNDGFVKTELFGTALNALGGGANLIAFIIKYLGFLLPLPFYFLEILVGLIQSFVFTLLVAVYVGLIVNHDDELHHVNLE, from the coding sequence ATGGCAATTAGTTCTATGGCTATGGCTGCTGGTGCCCATGGTGCTGCAGCAGAAACTTCCTCTCTGTCAGCCAGTCCAGAAGTGGTTTTTGGTCAAGGCATAACGGATACTCTGGTCACGAGCTGGGTCATTTCATTGGCCATAATATTATTAATGAAGTGGTTGGTTGGCGCTGGACCGACGAAGATTCCTGGGACAGGTCAGGCTGTGGTTGAGTCAATACTAGGTGGTTTGCAAACAATTATGGAACCAATTATGGGAAGAAAAGCCTTTCGGCATATTTTTCCGTTGCTGTTTGGCTATTTTGTTTTTATATTACTGCAAAATTGGAGTGGACTGTTGCCTGGCATTGGCTCGATTCTGCACAAAAGTGGCGGTGTCTATGTTGGCATATTAAGGCCGGTTAATTCGGATTTAAATGCCACATTGGCATTGGCGTTGATTTCATTGGCTGCATGGATGTATTTGTCAATCAAACATGTAGGAGTCGCTGGACTCTATGGTCATATTTTTGGCAACAAGGCCGAGAGGGAAGGTATTCCTGGTCTTATGTATGGATTTTTGTTCATTATTTTCTTTGGCGTTGGGCTCATAGAGTGCATATCGATACTTTTTCGAGGAGTATCATTGTCGTTCAGATTGTATGGCAATGTGTTTGGTGGCGACAATCTGCTTCATAACATGTACACATTCAGCGAGTTTTTGACCAATGACGGTTTTGTAAAGACCGAATTGTTTGGAACTGCTTTGAATGCTTTAGGTGGTGGTGCAAATCTTATTGCGTTTATAATAAAGTACTTAGGTTTTCTGTTGCCGCTGCCATTTTATTTTTTAGAAATTTTGGTTGGACTAATTCAGTCCTTTGTATTTACTCTATTGGTGGCTGTTTATGTCGGGTTAATTGTTAACCATGACGATGAACTGCATCATGTTAATTTAGAATAA